One stretch of Prunus persica cultivar Lovell chromosome G1, Prunus_persica_NCBIv2, whole genome shotgun sequence DNA includes these proteins:
- the LOC18790550 gene encoding uncharacterized protein LOC18790550 isoform X2, whose amino-acid sequence MKNQESFREMEGFTCGTESWVSSIRKNPDEQTHQSLQTSSSSEFMLGIGEEEWPKLNSLKSKKKKKKNQVLLEGYVESADEDDLSRTKSLTDEDLDELKGCLDLGFGFSYEEIPELCNTLPALELCYSMSQKFMDENQKSPENSPTTVDSCPSVSSPIANWKISSPGDHPEDVKARLKYWAQAVACTVRLDLHRKLALHWFILKWLLSGMIAPAILEPVDDGFTLRKRKRMMKKNISAV is encoded by the exons atgaaaaacCAAGAAAGTTTCAGAGAGATGGAGGGCTTCACTTGCGGAACAGAATCTTGGGTTTCTTCAATCCGAAAAAACCCAGATGAACAAACCCATCAATCACTAcaaacctcttcttcttctgagtTTATGCTAGGAATCGGAGAAGAAGAATGGCCGAAGCTGAACAGCTTgaagagcaagaagaagaagaaaaagaaccagGTTTTGCTTGAAGGGTATGTAGAGTCAGCCGATGAGGATGATTTGTCGAGGACCAAGAGTTTGACGGATGAGGATCTTGACGAGCTCAAAGGGTGTTTGGATCTGGGATTTGGGTTCAGCTACGAAGAGATTCCTGAGCTCTGTAACACCTTGCCTGCTCTTGAGCTTTGTTATTCTATGAGCCAGAAATTCATGGACGAAAACCAGAAGTCGCCGGAGAATTCTCCGACCACAGTTGATTCGTGCCCTTCGGTTTCAAGTCCAATTGCCAATTGGAAGATCTCTAGTCCTG GTGACCATCCTGAGGATGTGAAGGCAAGGCTCAAATACTGGGCACAGGCTGTGGCATGCACCGTTAG GTTGGACCTTCATCGGAAGCTTGCGCTTCACTGGTTTATTCTGAAATGGCTCCTGTCAGGAATGATTGCTCCTGCAATTCTAGAACCTGTTGATGATGGATTTACTctgaggaagagaaagaggatgatgaagaagaatattTCAG CGGTGTGA
- the LOC18790550 gene encoding uncharacterized protein LOC18790550 isoform X1, with the protein MKNQESFREMEGFTCGTESWVSSIRKNPDEQTHQSLQTSSSSEFMLGIGEEEWPKLNSLKSKKKKKKNQVLLEGYVESADEDDLSRTKSLTDEDLDELKGCLDLGFGFSYEEIPELCNTLPALELCYSMSQKFMDENQKSPENSPTTVDSCPSVSSPIANWKISSPGDHPEDVKARLKYWAQAVACTVRLDLHRKLALHWFILKWLLSGMIAPAILEPVDDGFTLRKRKRMMKKNISGLR; encoded by the exons atgaaaaacCAAGAAAGTTTCAGAGAGATGGAGGGCTTCACTTGCGGAACAGAATCTTGGGTTTCTTCAATCCGAAAAAACCCAGATGAACAAACCCATCAATCACTAcaaacctcttcttcttctgagtTTATGCTAGGAATCGGAGAAGAAGAATGGCCGAAGCTGAACAGCTTgaagagcaagaagaagaagaaaaagaaccagGTTTTGCTTGAAGGGTATGTAGAGTCAGCCGATGAGGATGATTTGTCGAGGACCAAGAGTTTGACGGATGAGGATCTTGACGAGCTCAAAGGGTGTTTGGATCTGGGATTTGGGTTCAGCTACGAAGAGATTCCTGAGCTCTGTAACACCTTGCCTGCTCTTGAGCTTTGTTATTCTATGAGCCAGAAATTCATGGACGAAAACCAGAAGTCGCCGGAGAATTCTCCGACCACAGTTGATTCGTGCCCTTCGGTTTCAAGTCCAATTGCCAATTGGAAGATCTCTAGTCCTG GTGACCATCCTGAGGATGTGAAGGCAAGGCTCAAATACTGGGCACAGGCTGTGGCATGCACCGTTAG GTTGGACCTTCATCGGAAGCTTGCGCTTCACTGGTTTATTCTGAAATGGCTCCTGTCAGGAATGATTGCTCCTGCAATTCTAGAACCTGTTGATGATGGATTTACTctgaggaagagaaagaggatgatgaagaagaatattTCAGGTTTGAGATGA